The following coding sequences lie in one Paenibacillus durus ATCC 35681 genomic window:
- a CDS encoding YheC/YheD family protein, with protein MEQKLIGILLNAAAHRGVPQGRTGWESLARYEEAADAYGLTPCYLKLSDIDPASGYSAAYIKGPQGYKRVVIPIPQVIHNRAIYPPGNTGTQRLAARGVKVFNRRSRYGKDEIHRLLSLNPELLRHLPGTEAGSKGLRRMMEQYSDLILKPRRGSIGKGIMRLRREDQEGWVLDYLYKGRMVTVNIDPSKLPHALLRRMDAGSYLIQERIPLAEAGGRPFDLRVTVQRGWGGDWAVTGLFAKLAPPGGFVSNIARGGEAVQASYVLDQAFPARAAAHYRMSAASLSLAVAHCLESSLPGLADIGLDIGLTRDGQLFFIECNGRDQRYGFYKAGLPEVWKDSYRRPMGYARYLLEGGAER; from the coding sequence ATGGAGCAAAAACTCATCGGCATACTACTGAATGCCGCCGCCCACCGGGGGGTTCCCCAAGGCAGGACGGGGTGGGAATCCCTTGCACGCTATGAGGAAGCCGCGGACGCCTACGGCCTGACTCCCTGCTATTTGAAGCTGTCGGACATTGATCCCGCCTCCGGTTACAGCGCCGCTTATATCAAGGGTCCTCAAGGCTATAAGAGAGTCGTTATACCGATTCCCCAAGTCATCCATAACCGGGCGATTTATCCTCCCGGAAATACCGGGACACAGCGGCTGGCCGCCCGCGGGGTCAAGGTGTTCAACCGGCGCAGCAGATACGGCAAAGATGAGATCCACAGGCTGCTGTCCCTTAATCCGGAACTTCTCCGCCATCTTCCGGGTACGGAGGCCGGAAGCAAAGGCCTGCGGAGAATGATGGAGCAGTATTCGGATCTTATCCTGAAGCCCCGCCGGGGGAGCATCGGCAAAGGGATCATGCGTCTGAGACGCGAAGACCAGGAGGGCTGGGTCTTGGATTATCTGTATAAGGGCCGGATGGTCACTGTAAATATCGATCCCTCCAAACTTCCGCATGCGCTGCTGCGCCGCATGGATGCCGGCTCTTATCTCATTCAGGAGCGCATTCCGCTTGCGGAGGCGGGCGGAAGACCCTTTGATTTACGGGTCACCGTCCAGCGGGGATGGGGCGGCGATTGGGCCGTAACCGGCCTCTTCGCCAAGCTGGCGCCTCCCGGCGGCTTTGTCTCCAACATCGCCCGGGGCGGAGAAGCGGTGCAAGCTTCTTATGTGTTGGATCAGGCCTTCCCCGCCCGCGCCGCCGCTCATTACCGCATGTCGGCTGCAAGCCTCAGCCTTGCGGTCGCACACTGCCTGGAGAGCAGCCTGCCGGGACTCGCCGATATCGGACTCGACATCGGACTTACGCGGGACGGACAGCTTTTTTTCATCGAATGCAACGGGCGAGACCAGCGGTACGGATTCTATAAAGCGGGACTGCCTGAAGTCTGGAAGGACAGCTACCGGCGGCCGATGGGATATGCGCGGTACTTGCTGGAAGGCGGGGCGGAGCGATAA
- the asd gene encoding archaetidylserine decarboxylase (Phosphatidylserine decarboxylase is synthesized as a single chain precursor. Generation of the pyruvoyl active site from a Ser is coupled to cleavage of a Gly-Ser bond between the larger (beta) and smaller (alpha chains). It is an integral membrane protein.) yields MVKRLLRLMTELSSHRWISRIMGAFSHSRISRFLIPAFIRTYHIPASQAEKDPREYATLNEFFSRRLKPGMRPVTEVADALASPVDAMITAMGKIESGTILNVKGQDYNLEELLNHSPHQELYKKGFFFVLYLSPTDYHRIHSPVTGKKTESDHIRGRCYPVNEFGMKHMKSVLCRNERLITYIAHSSGEVAVVKVGAMNVSSIRYSVEDKSAWEIGEDLAYFEFGSTVVLLTETGIFSPRPGLEPGTKVKMGELLGFLQPAK; encoded by the coding sequence ATGGTTAAACGACTCCTGCGGCTGATGACCGAGTTGTCCTCGCACAGGTGGATTTCCCGCATAATGGGCGCTTTTTCCCACAGCAGGATCAGCCGGTTTCTGATCCCGGCATTTATCCGGACCTATCATATTCCCGCCTCGCAGGCCGAGAAAGACCCCCGGGAATACGCGACTCTCAACGAGTTCTTCAGCCGCAGGCTGAAGCCGGGCATGCGGCCCGTCACAGAAGTGGCGGACGCTCTGGCAAGCCCCGTGGACGCGATGATTACGGCGATGGGGAAGATTGAATCGGGAACGATTCTGAATGTAAAAGGACAAGACTATAATCTGGAGGAGCTGCTGAACCACTCTCCCCACCAGGAGCTTTACAAGAAAGGCTTTTTTTTCGTGCTGTATTTAAGTCCTACCGACTATCACCGCATTCATTCTCCCGTTACCGGAAAAAAGACGGAGAGCGACCACATTCGCGGGCGCTGTTATCCTGTTAACGAATTTGGCATGAAACATATGAAAAGCGTGCTGTGCCGCAACGAGCGGCTGATCACCTATATCGCCCACAGTTCCGGTGAAGTTGCGGTCGTGAAGGTGGGCGCGATGAACGTCAGCAGTATCCGCTATTCAGTTGAGGACAAAAGCGCATGGGAAATCGGCGAGGACCTCGCTTACTTCGAGTTCGGTTCGACGGTGGTGCTTCTGACCGAGACCGGCATTTTCAGCCCCCGCCCGGGACTTGAGCCCGGCACGAAGGTCAAAATGGGTGAGCTGCTTGGATTTTTGCAGCCAGCAAAATAA
- a CDS encoding helix-turn-helix domain-containing protein: protein MIMRPTVIERGLLNGPAAHDLLKKMVEIDLPLTAAIIKNLLYTVKGAERYIKTWSEEDLFRKDSLIECATMLLQHISEESAKEISGITFSTTDVAKYIGVSPQTINTWLREKKIIGVPEKEDKKWSRIPEEAEVLFPNGKQVSITVLKANWEKENQQPEVDEITYLQLSIKEMEDKYDGKPFEEVFGDKTIKELTEEDTDASVWWSYKARLTSAKVAQHTQNHFF, encoded by the coding sequence ATGATTATGCGTCCTACAGTAATTGAACGTGGGCTTTTAAATGGACCGGCTGCTCACGATTTGTTGAAGAAGATGGTGGAGATTGACCTGCCTCTTACGGCTGCAATTATTAAAAATCTTCTGTATACCGTTAAAGGTGCTGAACGATACATCAAAACTTGGAGCGAAGAAGATTTGTTCCGTAAAGATTCTTTGATTGAATGTGCTACCATGTTGCTGCAACATATTTCGGAGGAGTCTGCCAAAGAAATATCCGGTATAACATTTTCGACAACCGATGTTGCTAAGTATATTGGAGTGTCCCCACAAACCATCAATACTTGGTTGCGTGAGAAGAAAATTATAGGTGTTCCGGAAAAAGAAGACAAAAAGTGGTCCAGGATTCCTGAAGAGGCTGAGGTCTTGTTTCCGAATGGAAAGCAAGTCTCCATCACCGTATTAAAAGCGAATTGGGAGAAAGAAAATCAACAACCTGAAGTCGACGAAATAACATATTTACAGCTTTCTATTAAGGAAATGGAAGATAAATACGACGGCAAACCATTTGAAGAAGTTTTTGGTGATAAGACAATCAAGGAATTGACAGAAGAAGATACCGATGCTTCAGTTTGGTGGTCATACAAAGCGAGGTTAACAAGTGCGAAAGTCGCTCAACATACCCAAAACCACTTTTTCTAA
- the gpmA gene encoding 2,3-diphosphoglycerate-dependent phosphoglycerate mutase produces the protein MYEIVLIRHGESEYNRQNLFTGWSDPDLTEKGIQEAKDAGRMLKEAGYTFDLAFASVLKRSIKTLNLVLEEMDLLWIPVQKSWKLNERHYGALQGLSKSETAVKYGDEQLHIWRRSLSVRPPLLKPDDPRYARNDRRYRELRPEDIPLGESLEDTVHRVGDFWGNRIVPLVRKKERVLISAHGNTLRALIKYMEDIDEAALVNLNIPTGIPLVYELDDDVKPIRRFYLGEPEKVEAKAREVADQGKVSE, from the coding sequence ATGTACGAAATCGTGCTGATACGGCATGGAGAGAGCGAATACAATCGGCAGAACCTGTTTACCGGCTGGAGCGACCCGGATCTCACGGAGAAGGGAATACAGGAAGCCAAGGATGCGGGCAGAATGCTGAAGGAAGCCGGGTATACGTTCGACCTTGCCTTTGCTTCGGTGCTCAAGCGTTCCATCAAGACGCTTAATCTTGTTCTGGAAGAGATGGACCTACTGTGGATTCCCGTGCAGAAATCATGGAAGCTGAACGAGCGCCATTACGGCGCGCTTCAGGGCCTTAGCAAATCGGAGACGGCGGTAAAATATGGCGACGAGCAGCTGCATATTTGGCGGCGCAGCCTGTCGGTCCGGCCGCCGCTGCTGAAGCCGGACGATCCGCGCTATGCGAGAAACGACAGACGCTACCGGGAGCTGCGTCCCGAAGATATTCCCCTCGGCGAGAGTCTGGAGGACACGGTCCACCGGGTCGGCGATTTCTGGGGAAACCGGATCGTGCCGCTCGTCCGCAAGAAAGAGCGTGTGCTCATCTCGGCGCATGGCAACACGCTGCGTGCGCTGATTAAATATATGGAAGACATCGACGAGGCCGCACTGGTGAATCTCAATATTCCGACCGGAATTCCTCTCGTCTACGAGCTGGACGACGATGTGAAGCCAATCCGCCGGTTCTATCTCGGCGAGCCGGAGAAGGTGGAGGCCAAAGCCCGCGAGGTGGCAGATCAGGGCAAGGTAAGCGAATGA
- a CDS encoding AraC family transcriptional regulator — MLHASPSAFVILPALAKIVCEPGWKWQKREKPLPNYDLFYIWSGEGTVVRNGTAYEVGKGSCFLFRPGDHTSASHNPQKPLVLTYIHFDVKEPVTDIPEPYRKLTEMLEFEHLLARYVRLFLVKTFAAEEEGQLILKQIMINLLREDRVKPVERNVSNQLVEVIHEVANYISQHPGAVHRVEELAARAGLSPRYFSIKFKELIGSSVQSYVIRTRIERAQHLLLYAGMNVTEVADALGYRDIFFFSRQFKQHTGKSPSEIR; from the coding sequence ATGCTGCATGCATCGCCGTCCGCTTTTGTCATCCTGCCCGCCTTGGCCAAAATCGTCTGCGAGCCGGGATGGAAATGGCAGAAAAGGGAGAAGCCGCTGCCCAATTACGATCTGTTCTACATCTGGAGCGGCGAAGGAACGGTTGTGCGGAACGGTACAGCCTATGAAGTAGGAAAGGGAAGCTGTTTCCTGTTTCGTCCGGGAGATCATACTAGCGCATCGCATAACCCGCAGAAGCCGCTTGTGCTTACATATATTCATTTTGACGTCAAGGAGCCGGTCACCGATATTCCCGAGCCTTACCGCAAGCTGACGGAGATGTTGGAGTTCGAGCATTTGCTTGCCCGCTACGTCCGGTTGTTTCTGGTCAAGACCTTCGCTGCGGAGGAAGAGGGCCAACTGATTCTCAAGCAGATTATGATCAACCTGCTGCGGGAAGACCGGGTCAAGCCGGTGGAACGCAATGTCAGCAACCAACTGGTGGAGGTCATCCACGAGGTCGCGAATTATATCAGCCAGCATCCCGGCGCTGTGCATCGGGTGGAGGAACTGGCGGCCCGGGCCGGTCTGTCGCCGCGCTATTTTTCCATCAAATTCAAGGAGTTGATCGGCTCCTCCGTGCAGTCTTACGTCATCCGCACCCGGATCGAACGGGCCCAGCATTTGCTGCTGTACGCGGGAATGAACGTGACGGAGGTAGCGGACGCGCTCGGATACCGCGATATTTTCTTTTTCAGCCGCCAGTTCAAGCAGCATACGGGGAAGAGCCCCTCGGAAATTCGCTAA
- a CDS encoding PLP-dependent aminotransferase family protein, with translation MDAIPILSFDEYLAEYRYKYLALYHALRSAILNGNLPGGARLPSTRKLAVLYGLSRGSAAQVYDMLSADGYVKSETGRGTFVSKDSFVTEGGQAAEKRAGQAQDHSGTADGSTGQAEAGAGMAAHPGEAGRNRASVREGRSAEAPAHTGRPGSPLSTGGSGGTSLPAEGAAAILDLTADIPLSDWARRLAAYPPVREQAAGSPVINFRSAGMPMEHFPYAEWRSALSRAGGRGGGSLAVSAPPQGDEGLRRAIAAHLRITRGIRAEAEHIVTFSGSMQGIVLLTQLLLDSGGQAVVEDPGFHGIRRAVEVSGGVPVPGRLDGSGLVPQDWDARLLFVTPSRQYPTGAVLPLERRRRLLEWASARRAIIIEDDYDSEFRWSGRPIEPLKALDREERVVYIGSFSNTMFAGLRLGYAVLPPSLVPPVTAAKALYEPLPAGLLEQRALARFMSLGVYARHIRRMTRLFGERGRILRELLAGMPGGLFHPQPGDAGLHIYARWLRSEEEFARFQEAAKRRDVDFRDAAIYRITPGEPAACFAFSHLDEEELIEGVRRLSLAWNDVQNES, from the coding sequence ATGGACGCCATTCCAATATTAAGCTTTGACGAATACTTGGCCGAATACCGCTATAAGTATCTGGCGCTGTATCATGCGCTTAGGTCGGCGATCCTGAACGGGAATTTGCCGGGAGGCGCGCGGCTTCCCTCCACTCGCAAACTTGCCGTTTTATACGGTCTGTCGCGGGGGTCGGCGGCTCAGGTATACGATATGCTCAGCGCTGACGGCTATGTAAAATCGGAAACGGGACGGGGCACCTTCGTGTCCAAGGATAGCTTCGTGACGGAGGGCGGGCAAGCGGCGGAAAAAAGAGCGGGACAGGCGCAGGATCATTCGGGAACGGCGGACGGAAGCACGGGACAGGCGGAAGCCGGCGCGGGAATGGCGGCTCATCCCGGCGAAGCGGGACGAAACCGCGCCTCCGTTAGGGAGGGCCGGTCTGCGGAAGCCCCGGCTCATACCGGCAGGCCGGGAAGTCCGCTCTCCACAGGAGGGAGCGGCGGAACCTCGCTGCCGGCGGAGGGAGCCGCGGCAATCCTGGACCTTACGGCGGACATTCCGCTGTCCGACTGGGCCCGGCGGCTTGCGGCGTATCCGCCTGTAAGGGAGCAGGCTGCGGGGAGCCCCGTCATCAACTTCCGCAGTGCCGGAATGCCGATGGAGCATTTCCCCTACGCGGAATGGCGCAGCGCGCTGTCCCGCGCCGGGGGCAGGGGCGGCGGCTCGCTCGCCGTCTCCGCACCGCCGCAGGGAGACGAGGGGCTGCGGCGGGCGATTGCGGCGCATCTGCGGATTACCCGCGGCATCCGCGCCGAAGCGGAGCATATCGTCACGTTCAGCGGCTCCATGCAGGGCATCGTCCTGCTGACTCAGCTGCTGCTGGACAGCGGCGGACAGGCCGTGGTCGAGGACCCCGGCTTTCACGGCATCCGGCGCGCCGTCGAGGTGTCCGGCGGCGTGCCGGTTCCAGGCCGCCTCGACGGCAGCGGCCTTGTGCCGCAGGACTGGGACGCCCGGCTGCTGTTCGTGACGCCGAGCCGCCAATATCCCACGGGCGCGGTCCTGCCGCTTGAGCGGCGGCGGAGGCTGCTGGAATGGGCATCCGCTCGGCGGGCGATCATCATCGAGGATGATTACGACAGCGAGTTCCGCTGGTCCGGCCGTCCCATCGAGCCGCTGAAGGCGCTTGACCGGGAGGAGCGCGTCGTGTATATCGGCTCCTTCTCCAACACGATGTTCGCCGGGCTTCGCCTCGGCTACGCCGTCCTGCCGCCTTCCCTGGTCCCGCCTGTGACGGCCGCGAAGGCGCTGTACGAGCCGCTTCCCGCCGGGCTGCTGGAACAGCGGGCGCTGGCCCGCTTCATGTCGCTCGGCGTATACGCCCGCCATATCCGGCGCATGACGCGCCTCTTTGGCGAACGCGGCCGCATCCTTCGCGAGCTGCTGGCCGGAATGCCGGGCGGTCTGTTTCATCCGCAGCCCGGCGACGCGGGACTGCATATCTACGCCCGCTGGCTGCGGAGCGAAGAGGAATTCGCACGCTTTCAAGAGGCGGCCAAGCGGCGGGACGTCGATTTTAGAGACGCCGCCATTTACCGGATTACACCCGGAGAGCCCGCCGCTTGCTTCGCTTTTTCCCATCTGGACGAGGAGGAACTGATTGAGGGAGTTCGGCGGCTGTCGCTGGCCTGGAACGATGTGCAAAATGAATCATGA
- a CDS encoding pyridoxamine 5'-phosphate oxidase family protein encodes MRRKEFKVEQEEELQSFLDEMSFGFLGVIDGQGRPRVIPLNFVYTGGCFYFHGSHAGGKMDAIRKMDKVCFTVADEFALIPSYFTDPQMACPATAYFKSVTAFGTAEIVTDLNEKAAAMEKFMQKLQPEGGYDPIDAENPKYRPQLKAVAVVRIAPEEITAKFKFGQNLKEEERSAVISGLEARGGERDAETVEMMKKFCPFHSS; translated from the coding sequence ATGAGAAGAAAAGAATTTAAAGTCGAACAGGAAGAAGAACTGCAATCCTTTCTGGATGAAATGAGCTTCGGCTTTCTCGGCGTGATCGACGGACAGGGCCGTCCGCGCGTCATCCCGCTTAATTTCGTCTACACTGGCGGATGCTTTTATTTCCACGGGAGCCATGCCGGCGGCAAGATGGACGCAATCCGCAAAATGGACAAGGTCTGTTTCACCGTCGCGGATGAGTTTGCCCTGATTCCTTCGTATTTTACCGATCCCCAAATGGCCTGCCCGGCCACCGCCTATTTTAAAAGCGTCACCGCCTTCGGTACAGCCGAGATCGTCACTGATTTAAACGAAAAAGCGGCTGCGATGGAAAAGTTCATGCAGAAGCTTCAGCCGGAGGGCGGGTACGACCCCATTGATGCGGAAAACCCGAAGTACCGCCCCCAGCTTAAAGCGGTCGCTGTCGTACGAATCGCTCCGGAAGAAATTACCGCCAAATTCAAGTTCGGGCAAAATCTGAAGGAAGAAGAACGCAGCGCTGTCATCAGCGGGCTTGAGGCCAGAGGCGGGGAACGAGATGCCGAAACAGTGGAAATGATGAAAAAATTCTGTCCGTTCCACTCCTCTTAA
- a CDS encoding aminotransferase class I/II-fold pyridoxal phosphate-dependent enzyme has protein sequence MNPQAGQLNESIKAGNEHVYDMLSTLGREIYFPKVGILSQSAEATAHAKKYNATIGIATENGGPMHLNVIQEKLSAFAPKDLYGYAPPAGKPELRTVWREKMLRENPSLEGKSFGNPIVTNALTHGLSIVADLFAESGDAVIYPDKNWENYELTFSVRRHAELVTYPLFTEHMTFNSDGLLQALLSQKDKGKAIVLLNFPNNPTGYTPGIKEGDAIVAAILRAAEEGVNVVAVCDDAYFGLFFEDSLKESLFGKLANVHPRVLAVKIDGATKEEYVWGFRVGFITYASESKDVLAALEQKTLGIIRATISSGPHPSQTFVLDALKAPEFVEQKEEKFRVMKGRANKVKSLLDSGKYGDEVWTYYPFNSGYFMCLKLHTVNAEELRQHLIHNYGLGTIALGDTDLRIAFSCIAEENLEDLFDLVYAGIRDLEKARKHNV, from the coding sequence ATGAATCCACAGGCTGGACAATTAAACGAAAGCATTAAAGCCGGAAATGAGCATGTATACGACATGCTGTCCACTCTTGGCAGAGAAATTTATTTTCCAAAAGTAGGCATTCTGAGCCAATCCGCCGAGGCGACCGCTCATGCCAAGAAATACAACGCCACCATCGGCATCGCCACCGAGAACGGCGGCCCAATGCATCTAAACGTCATCCAGGAGAAGCTCTCCGCATTTGCCCCGAAGGACTTGTACGGCTACGCTCCGCCGGCGGGCAAACCGGAGCTGCGCACCGTATGGCGCGAGAAAATGCTCCGCGAGAACCCTTCTCTAGAGGGCAAATCCTTCGGCAATCCAATCGTAACCAATGCGCTGACCCACGGACTCAGCATCGTTGCCGACCTATTCGCCGAGTCCGGCGATGCTGTCATCTACCCCGACAAGAACTGGGAGAACTACGAACTGACCTTTAGCGTCCGCCGCCACGCGGAGCTGGTTACCTACCCGCTGTTCACCGAACACATGACCTTCAACAGCGACGGACTGCTTCAGGCGCTCCTGTCGCAAAAGGACAAGGGCAAGGCGATCGTTCTGCTGAACTTCCCGAATAACCCGACGGGCTACACGCCGGGCATCAAGGAAGGCGACGCAATCGTTGCGGCGATTCTGCGCGCGGCGGAAGAAGGCGTTAACGTGGTTGCGGTGTGTGATGACGCCTATTTCGGACTCTTCTTCGAGGATTCGCTCAAGGAATCGCTGTTCGGCAAGCTGGCGAACGTGCACCCGCGTGTGCTTGCCGTCAAGATCGACGGCGCGACCAAGGAGGAATACGTATGGGGCTTCCGCGTAGGCTTCATCACTTATGCTTCCGAGAGCAAAGACGTGCTGGCCGCCTTAGAGCAGAAGACGCTCGGCATTATCCGGGCCACCATTTCCAGCGGGCCGCATCCTTCGCAGACGTTCGTGCTCGATGCGCTCAAGGCGCCGGAATTCGTCGAACAGAAAGAAGAGAAGTTCCGGGTCATGAAGGGCCGGGCCAATAAGGTCAAGTCGCTGCTCGACAGCGGCAAGTACGGAGACGAAGTATGGACGTATTATCCTTTTAACTCCGGCTATTTCATGTGCCTGAAGCTTCATACGGTCAATGCGGAAGAACTGCGCCAGCATCTGATCCACAATTACGGCCTTGGCACCATTGCCCTTGGCGACACCGACCTGCGCATCGCTTTTTCCTGCATTGCAGAGGAGAATCTGGAAGATCTGTTCGACCTGGTATACGCAGGCATTCGCGATTTGGAGAAAGCCAGAAAACATAACGTTTAA
- a CDS encoding YjcZ family sporulation protein — protein MSEEVRGGYGYGPFTSTGAILVLFILLVIITRSLFI, from the coding sequence ATGAGCGAAGAAGTAAGAGGCGGATACGGATACGGACCTTTCACCAGCACTGGAGCCATCCTGGTTCTCTTTATTCTGCTGGTTATCATCACCCGTTCTCTGTTTATCTAA
- a CDS encoding DUF4280 domain-containing protein has product MSSLEAYIVRGATMRCQYGTHARKINLPVSHGAYYKGKPLMNQGDYKPENVPHFGICASPSNPSGETIYLVSEKGETIQGKPCLPVITACWNQTKADMLVGDQPALTSASYLICQHLPEGCIYFEKTGQEDE; this is encoded by the coding sequence ATGTCAAGTCTGGAAGCTTACATCGTACGCGGCGCGACTATGCGCTGCCAGTACGGAACGCATGCGCGGAAGATTAACCTGCCGGTGAGCCACGGCGCCTATTACAAAGGAAAGCCCTTGATGAACCAAGGGGATTATAAGCCGGAGAACGTGCCTCATTTCGGCATTTGCGCCAGTCCATCGAACCCAAGCGGCGAGACGATTTATTTGGTGTCGGAAAAAGGAGAGACGATTCAAGGCAAACCTTGCCTGCCGGTGATTACAGCCTGCTGGAATCAGACGAAAGCGGATATGCTTGTTGGGGATCAGCCGGCGCTGACCAGCGCGTCTTACCTGATCTGCCAGCATTTGCCCGAAGGCTGCATTTATTTTGAAAAGACGGGCCAGGAAGATGAATAG
- a CDS encoding phage tail protein — MIDEASGGRSIGELLVQYNETDWAFVKRAASRLHAVVIPFSMQQGLKFVVGLPDLGEARPLEEFNYTIRKDLHEYKLKAGNGIPEASEQSSLSYEVTSPKVLELGSPVSFQGQTLYVARAETVIEGGLVVSRYHLRNKQGFECRTVYATQLAGVSLFGKVTKISKDKVQLHLEIDQGSSSSGSMWFPYSTVYSSPDGSGWYVMPEEGDEVRLYFPDEQEHHAFAASSVDITSSDPVKRSDPSVKSISTKYGKQIVFKPGAVEIIGSGQLLMRLTDEGGIEINSDKKIMLHAEEDIEIRGSKVFIEGDEGVDLIQAGATLQIMDNVTLKGGKVNIE, encoded by the coding sequence GTGATTGACGAAGCTTCCGGCGGGCGGTCCATTGGCGAATTACTGGTTCAGTACAACGAGACCGACTGGGCATTTGTCAAACGTGCGGCTTCCAGGCTGCATGCGGTGGTGATTCCTTTTTCCATGCAGCAGGGCTTGAAATTTGTCGTTGGTTTACCGGATTTGGGAGAGGCGCGGCCGCTTGAAGAGTTTAACTACACCATCCGAAAAGACCTTCATGAATACAAACTAAAGGCCGGCAATGGAATTCCCGAGGCCAGCGAGCAGAGCAGCCTGAGCTATGAAGTGACCAGCCCTAAAGTATTGGAGCTTGGCAGTCCCGTCAGCTTTCAGGGGCAAACCCTGTATGTGGCCCGGGCGGAAACGGTGATTGAAGGCGGTCTGGTTGTCAGCCGTTATCACCTTCGTAATAAGCAGGGATTTGAATGCCGGACGGTTTATGCCACGCAGCTGGCGGGAGTGTCCCTTTTTGGCAAGGTAACGAAGATCTCCAAAGATAAAGTACAGCTCCATCTGGAAATCGATCAGGGCTCCTCCTCATCCGGCTCCATGTGGTTCCCTTACTCTACCGTCTACTCTTCTCCGGATGGCAGCGGCTGGTATGTCATGCCGGAAGAGGGGGATGAGGTACGCTTGTATTTCCCCGACGAACAGGAGCACCATGCTTTCGCTGCAAGCTCCGTCGATATCACCTCCTCCGACCCCGTCAAGCGCAGTGACCCTTCCGTGAAAAGCATCAGCACCAAGTATGGCAAACAGATCGTGTTCAAACCGGGAGCCGTAGAAATTATCGGCAGCGGCCAGCTTCTCATGCGTCTGACCGATGAAGGCGGCATTGAAATCAACAGTGACAAAAAAATCATGCTGCATGCCGAAGAGGATATCGAAATCCGGGGCAGCAAGGTATTCATCGAAGGCGATGAAGGCGTAGATCTGATCCAAGCCGGGGCTACATTGCAGATCATGGACAATGTCACGCTTAAAGGCGGCAAGGTGAACATCGAATGA